The following are encoded together in the Pseudodesulfovibrio indicus genome:
- a CDS encoding acetate/propionate family kinase, protein MKVLVINSGSSSIKYQLIDMADESVMVSGLVERIGEEMGSLTSKTFPGTDKEVKTVLEQPIPTHGVGLEMSIDLICKGDNAVCTMNEIDVVGHRVVAGGEKFNVPVVITEDMWPDLTETERLAPLHNPANLGGARDATKLFPGVPQVLVFDTAFHQTMPPHAYMYALPYEYYEQDHVRRYGAHGTSHKYVAKECARLTGKPAEEMNLITIHMGNGASMSAVKNGLCVDTSMGLTPLEGLVMGTRSGDIDPAIHNYLAVNRGMDIAAIDNVLNKESGLKGLCGMNDMRDIHAAIEEGNERARLALEVQTYRTRKYIGSYMAVLGRVDAIVFTAGIGENDDIVRLKSLEGLEPFGMKIDPEINAVRSKQARKISAADSTVDIWVIPTNEELAIAREAKALVS, encoded by the coding sequence ATGAAAGTTCTCGTTATCAACTCCGGCAGCTCCTCCATCAAGTATCAGCTCATCGACATGGCCGACGAGTCCGTCATGGTCTCCGGCCTGGTGGAGCGCATCGGCGAAGAAATGGGCAGCCTGACCAGCAAGACCTTCCCCGGCACGGACAAGGAGGTCAAGACCGTCCTGGAGCAGCCCATCCCCACCCACGGCGTGGGCCTCGAAATGTCCATCGATCTCATCTGCAAGGGCGACAACGCCGTCTGCACCATGAACGAGATCGACGTGGTCGGCCACCGCGTGGTGGCCGGCGGGGAGAAGTTCAACGTCCCGGTGGTCATCACCGAAGACATGTGGCCCGACCTGACCGAGACCGAACGGCTGGCCCCCCTGCACAACCCCGCCAACCTCGGCGGAGCCCGGGACGCCACCAAGCTGTTCCCCGGCGTGCCCCAGGTCCTGGTCTTCGACACGGCCTTCCACCAGACCATGCCGCCCCACGCCTACATGTACGCCCTGCCCTACGAATATTACGAGCAGGATCACGTCCGCCGTTACGGCGCGCACGGCACCTCCCACAAATATGTGGCCAAGGAATGCGCCCGCCTCACCGGCAAGCCCGCGGAGGAGATGAACCTCATCACCATCCACATGGGCAACGGCGCCTCCATGTCGGCCGTCAAGAACGGCCTGTGCGTGGATACCTCCATGGGTCTGACCCCGCTCGAGGGGCTGGTCATGGGTACCCGCTCCGGCGACATCGATCCGGCCATCCACAACTACCTGGCCGTGAACCGGGGCATGGACATCGCCGCCATCGACAATGTTCTGAACAAGGAATCCGGCCTCAAGGGCTTGTGCGGCATGAACGACATGCGCGACATCCATGCGGCCATTGAAGAGGGCAACGAGCGCGCCCGCCTGGCGCTCGAGGTCCAGACCTACCGTACCCGCAAGTACATCGGCTCCTACATGGCCGTACTGGGCCGGGTGGACGCCATCGTCTTCACCGCCGGCATCGGCGAAAACGACGACATCGTCCGTCTGAAGTCGCTGGAGGGTCTCGAACCCTTCGGCATGAAGATCGACCCCGAGATCAACGCGGTCCGCTCCAAGCAGGCCCGCAAGATAAGCGCCGCCGACAGCACCGTCGACATCTGGGTCATCCCGACCAACGAGGAACTCGCCATCGCTCGTGAGGCAAAGGCGCTCGTCAGCTAA